The region CCAGGAAATGGATAATGTGGTAAATGTGAAAAAGCATCAAAACGGGTCGCTTGTCCATGTATTGCTTCAGCCAAAATTTTCCCGGCTAAATGAGTGTAGGTCACACCGTGCCCACTGCAGCCTTGAGAATAATAAATATTTCCACCGATGCGCCCCACTTGAGGTAAGCGAGACAAGGTCAGTAGAAAATTTCCAGTCCAAGCAAAGTCAATTTTAACTCCTGTTAATTGTGGGAATGTGGCTAACATCTTAGGACGAATAATCGCCTCAATATTGGCAGGATCACGGCCACCATATACGACTCCTCCTCCATATATAAGACGCTTGTCAGCCGACAATCGAAAATAATCAAGCAGGTAATTACAATCTTCAACACAGTGATCTTGTGGTAATAAATGATTCGCTAAGTCATCACTTAATGGCTCCGTAGTTAATACCTGCGTCCCACAAGGCATCGACTTAGCCTGCAACTCAGGCATAATATTATTGAGATAGGCGTTACCAGCAATCACAACAAACTTGGCTTTAACAGAGCCTTTAGCGGTAACGATAAGTGGATTCGCTCCTTGTTCAATCCTAATGGCAGCGGAATTTTCAAAGATTTTACCTCCTAGTGATTCAACTGCAGCAGCTTCCCCTAACGCCAGGTTCAATGGGTGAATATGACCACCACTCTTATCGAGTAAACCACCAATATAGCGCTCTGAATTAACACATAAGCGGATATCGTTGCCGTCAAGCAGTTCGAGCTGATCAACATGCCCATGTTTTTCCCACAGTTTTTTTTGTGCTGTCAGGTGCTGCATCTGCTTAGAATTAAGCGCTGCAAATAGGCCTCCATGCTTTAAATCACATTGAATATGGTATTTGTGGATTACGTCCTTAATAATGCGAGCACCTTCAAACGCCATTTCACCGAACATCTTTCCCCTCTCTTTACCAACCACTTTTTCAATGGCATCGATATCGCGGCTAAAACTGTTAACGATTTGGCCACCATTACGACCTGAAGCGCCCCAACCTATTCGAGCAGCTTCCAATACCGTCACACTTAGCCCCAACTCAGCAAGATGTAGCGCCGTCGACAACCCTGTATAACCCGCGCCAATCACGCACACATCAGATGATATATGATCAGCCAGTGGCTCCCTCTCTACTGTATTATTTGCCGATGCAGCATAATAAGAAGCTACATGAGGTACACCAATCATAACTTTCACCTTAATATTTAATATACAAACAACTCGTTAACACGCTTAAAAAGTAAAATAAATAGCCATACTTTTGGGTTACAGAGCCATCAATTTTTACATCTCTAATTAGTTGACTGGATATTTGGTTTTTAATGCACCACGACGAGCCATATACCATGAAATAAATGCGATCAAAGAGACGGTCAAAATGATCAGTGTCGCCAACGCATTAATCTTAGGTGATACCCCCATGCGGACAGAAGAAAACACCACCATTGGCAACGTCGTTGCCTCTGGCCCAGATGCAAAACTGGCAATAACTAAGTCATCAAGTGAGAGACTAAAGGATAATAACCATCCTGCCGCGACTGAAGGCATAATCATCGGCACAGTGATGTAACAGAACGTCGTCAATGGTGTAGCACCTAAATCTTGAGCCGCTTCTTCAATAGACAGATCAAGTTCACGTAAGCGAGCAGATACAATAACGGCCACATAAGCCGCACAAAAAGTTGAATGTGCTACCCATAGCGTTAACATACCCCGCTCAGCTGGCCAACCAAACATATCCCCCATTTGTACAAATAAAAGTAAGAGAGACAATCCAGTGATAATCTCAGGCATCACTAATGGTACCGTGATCATGTTAGCCAAGGTCATTTTACTTCGCGATCGCTTGAACCGTGTCATCACTAAAGCCGCCATCGTACCTAACAGCACCGCCATGGTAGAGGCAAAGAATGCGACTCGTAAACTGATCCATACCGCATCAAGGATCTGCTCATCTTTAAAAAGCTCTCCATACCATTTGGCTGACACGCCGCCCCAAACCGTCACTAATTTAGATTCATTAAACGAATAAATCACTAAAACAAACATCGGGGCATAAAGAAAAACCATGCCTAACCAAAGTATTATCGTCGAAAAACTAAAATGCTTTAATTTGCGACTCATGTGCCTTGATCCATACTTTTCCATTGATAACGGTGAAACAAGGTAATAGGAATAATTAACAGCACCAGCATCACCATTGCCAATGCAGATGCAACAGGCCAGTCACGATTATTAAAGAACTCCTGCCACAAGACTTTACCTATCATCAGCGAATCAGGACCACCCAGCATTTCAGGAATAACAAACTCACCCACAACAGGAATAAAAACCAACATGGCTCCTGCAATTATTCCACCAGTAGATAAAGGCAATGTGATTTTCCAAAACGTATTGAACGAGCGAGAACCTAAGTCAGATGCTGCCTCCAATAAACTGACATCAAGTTGAGATAAAGTCGCATAAAGTGGTAAAACCATAAAAGGAAGATAGGTGTAAATGATCCCAATATAGACGGCAAAATTAGTATTTAGCATCTGGATAGGCTCAGAGATAACCCCCAGCCACAACAAGAAATTGTTAACCACCCCATTGTTACTTAGTATTCCCATCCAAGCATATACTCGAATAAGAAATGAAGTCCACGAAGGCAACATGACCAGTAAAATTAATAAAATTTGCTTATCTTTTGGCGCTCTGGCTATTGCATAGGCCATAGGGTACCCAATAATAAGGCAAGCTAGCGTGGTAATACTGGCCATTTTTAATGAGCCAAGGTAGGCATGCATATACAAAGGATCATCGAAAATAAGCCAATAATTACCTAAGTTCAACAAGAGTTGTAGGGAGTCATCGGCATAACTGAACAAAGATTCATAAGGTGGAATAGAGAGCATTGCAGTTGATAAACTGAGCTTTAATATCACAGTAAAAGGCAACGCAAAAAATAACAGTAACCAAAAATAAGGCACTGCCATCGTCCAAAATTGCCCTGTAGGCAATACAGATATAAATCGCTTTTTCATCAATAAATCTCTTATGAACTGAGCACCACAGCACTCGTGTCCTCCCAGCTGATGAAAACCTTATCTTGCCAGCTTGGAAAATCTGAATGTCTATCATGATTAGTCATCACAGATTGGACAACCTGATTGTTCGTTAGTCGAATGTAATAAACTGAAGTCCCACCTAAGTACACAATATTATTGACGACACCTTCACACCAATTAAACTCGCTTTGCGGTTGCTCGCGGGTTATACGCGTGTGCTCAGGTCTGAGTGCTAACCAGATGTTCTTGTCTTCCACATGAGTCGAGATACCATGAGAAAGATAAAAATTCTGTACAAGATTAGGCGCTTTGATAATGGCACGATCAACCTCATCGACAAGCACCTTACCTTCAAATAGGTTAACAGAGCCCACAAATTCAGCCACCACACGCGATGAGGGTTTCTCGTAAATTTCCACCGCAGAGCCTGCCTGAGCTATCCAGCCATGAACCATAATCGCAATACGCTCAGCCATCATCATCGCTTCATCTTGATCATGGGTCACCATCACACATGTCACCCCAACAGCTCCCAGAATATCGCCCACTTCAAGTTGCATTTGCGTTCTTAGTTGCTTATCTAAAGCCCCCATGGGTTCATCAAGTAGCAGCAGTTTTGGACGTTTTGCCAACGATCGCGCTAATGCTACACGCTGACGCTGACCGCCGGATAACTGACTCGGTTTACG is a window of Shewanella sp. VB17 DNA encoding:
- a CDS encoding FAD-binding oxidoreductase, which produces MIGVPHVASYYAASANNTVEREPLADHISSDVCVIGAGYTGLSTALHLAELGLSVTVLEAARIGWGASGRNGGQIVNSFSRDIDAIEKVVGKERGKMFGEMAFEGARIIKDVIHKYHIQCDLKHGGLFAALNSKQMQHLTAQKKLWEKHGHVDQLELLDGNDIRLCVNSERYIGGLLDKSGGHIHPLNLALGEAAAVESLGGKIFENSAAIRIEQGANPLIVTAKGSVKAKFVVIAGNAYLNNIMPELQAKSMPCGTQVLTTEPLSDDLANHLLPQDHCVEDCNYLLDYFRLSADKRLIYGGGVVYGGRDPANIEAIIRPKMLATFPQLTGVKIDFAWTGNFLLTLSRLPQVGRIGGNIYYSQGCSGHGVTYTHLAGKILAEAIHGQATRFDAFSHLPHYPFPGGHMLKVPFSAIGAWYYTMRDKLGG
- a CDS encoding ABC transporter permease subunit, coding for MSRKLKHFSFSTIILWLGMVFLYAPMFVLVIYSFNESKLVTVWGGVSAKWYGELFKDEQILDAVWISLRVAFFASTMAVLLGTMAALVMTRFKRSRSKMTLANMITVPLVMPEIITGLSLLLLFVQMGDMFGWPAERGMLTLWVAHSTFCAAYVAVIVSARLRELDLSIEEAAQDLGATPLTTFCYITVPMIMPSVAAGWLLSFSLSLDDLVIASFASGPEATTLPMVVFSSVRMGVSPKINALATLIILTVSLIAFISWYMARRGALKTKYPVN
- a CDS encoding ABC transporter permease subunit codes for the protein MKKRFISVLPTGQFWTMAVPYFWLLLFFALPFTVILKLSLSTAMLSIPPYESLFSYADDSLQLLLNLGNYWLIFDDPLYMHAYLGSLKMASITTLACLIIGYPMAYAIARAPKDKQILLILLVMLPSWTSFLIRVYAWMGILSNNGVVNNFLLWLGVISEPIQMLNTNFAVYIGIIYTYLPFMVLPLYATLSQLDVSLLEAASDLGSRSFNTFWKITLPLSTGGIIAGAMLVFIPVVGEFVIPEMLGGPDSLMIGKVLWQEFFNNRDWPVASALAMVMLVLLIIPITLFHRYQWKSMDQGT
- the potA gene encoding polyamine ABC transporter ATP-binding protein produces the protein MASASCMLDRYTTQSKTKKQGKVLLKIERVSKFFGDVRAVDDVSLNIHQGELFALLGGSGSGKSTLLRMLAGFEQPSEGRIVLDGVDITHMPPHERPINMMFQSYALFPHMSVEQNIAFGLKQDRLSKNEIVARVKEMLELVRMQDFAKRKPSQLSGGQRQRVALARSLAKRPKLLLLDEPMGALDKQLRTQMQLEVGDILGAVGVTCVMVTHDQDEAMMMAERIAIMVHGWIAQAGSAVEIYEKPSSRVVAEFVGSVNLFEGKVLVDEVDRAIIKAPNLVQNFYLSHGISTHVEDKNIWLALRPEHTRITREQPQSEFNWCEGVVNNIVYLGGTSVYYIRLTNNQVVQSVMTNHDRHSDFPSWQDKVFISWEDTSAVVLSS